A stretch of the Aegilops tauschii subsp. strangulata cultivar AL8/78 chromosome 4, Aet v6.0, whole genome shotgun sequence genome encodes the following:
- the LOC109762274 gene encoding uncharacterized protein, which produces MDTPPSTSASAATASDPDSALVAAVADALVSASRLPAPVPMPTLLAAYLPRLTASHHPRVLAVAASKPALASPEPLLAYRSFLSPPSCLPSLLPLLPVLPYRHLFPLLLSFVPLDPLRHLHRHLLGHLPSTPLADAALCAYSRLRLPHLAAQLLHSLRRRIRVRPSLQAANAVLSALARSPSTSPQASLDAFRSLIALRLHPNHYTFNLLVHTHCSKGTLADALATLSTMQGFGLSPDAVTYNTLLHAHCRKGMLGEARTLLARMKKEGIMPTRPTYNTLVSAYAKLGWIKQATKVLEAMTANGLEPDLWTYNVLIAGLCQAEKVDEAFRLKDEMERLGTLLPDVVTHNTLADACFKWRCSSDALRLLEEMREKGVKPTLVTHNIVIKGLCKDGELEEALGCFKKMADEGLAPDVITYNTLIDAYCKAGNVAKAFALMDEMVGRGLKLDTFTLNTVLYNLCKEKRYEEAQGLLQSPSQRGFVPNEVSYGTVMAAYFNEYNPEPALRLWDEMIQRKLTPTISTYNTLIKGLGRMGRLKEAIDKLNELMEKGLVPDDTTYNIVIHAYCKEGDLENAFQFHNKMVENSFKPDVVTCNTLMNGLCLQGKLDKAMKLFDSWVEKGKKVDVITYNTLIHAMCKNGDVDAALQFFADMEVRGLQADAFTYNVVLSALSEAGRPEEAQSMLHKLSESGKLSRSFSSPLLKPSPVDETESGKDHEGNTEEETGGNPQDSALEAYTKRVNELCTGGQFKEAKAILDEMMQKGMSVDSSTYITLMEGLIKRQKRQTHAAG; this is translated from the coding sequence ATGGACACCCCGCCGTCCACATCGGCCTCGGCCGCAACCGCGTCCGACCCGGACTCGGCGCTCGTCGCGGCCGTGGCGGACGCGCTCGTATCGGCGTCCCGCCTGCCCGCCCCGGTGCCCATGCCCACCCTCCTGGCCGCCTACCTCCCGCGCCTCACCGCCTCCCACcacccgcgcgtgctcgccgtcGCGGCCTCCAAACCGGcgctcgcctcgccggagccgctccTCGCCTACCGCAGCTTCCTCTCGCCGCCCTCCTGCCTGCCCTccctcctcccgctcctccccgTCCTCCCCTACCGCCACCTCTTCCCGCTGCTCCTCTCCTTCGTCCCGCTCGACCCGCTCCGCCACCTCCACCGGCACCTCCTCGGCCACCTCCCCTCGACCCCTCTCGCCGACGCCGCGCTCtgcgcctactcccgcctccgcCTCCCCCACCTCGCCGCCCAGCTCCTCcactccctccgccgccgcatcCGCGTCCGCCCCTCCCTCCAGGCCGCAAACGCCGTCCTCTCCGCGCTCGCGCGGAGCCCCTCCACCTCCCCGCAGGCCTCCCTGGACGCCTTCCGCTCTCTCATCGCGCTCCGCCTCCACCCCAACCACTACACCTTCAACCTCCTCGTGCACACCCACTGCTCCAAGGGCACCCTCGCCGACGCCCTCGCCACGCTCTCCACCATGCAGGGGTTCGGCCTGTCCCCCGACGCCGTCACCTACAACACGCTCCTCCACGCGCACTGCCGGAAGGGCATGCTCGGTGAGGCGAGGACGCTGCTGGCGAGAATGAAGAAAGAGGGGATCATGCCCACGCGGCCGACGTACAATACCCTTGTGTCGGCTTACGCAAAGCTGGGGTGGATTAAGCAGGCGACCAAGGTCTTGGAGGCCATGACAGCCAACGGGCTGGAGCCTGACCTGTGGACGTACAATGTGCTTATCGCTGGGCTGTGCCAGGCAGAGAAGGTGGATGAGGCGTTTAGGCTGAAGGATGAGATGGAGCGGCTTGGCACTTTGTTGCCTGATGTAGTGACCCACAATACACTCGCTGATGCGTGCTTTAAGTGGAGGTGTTCGTCTGATGCACTGAGGCTGCTTGAGGAAATGCGTGAGAAgggggtgaaaccgactttggtCACACATAACATTGTTATCAAGGGGCTTTGCAAGGATGGGGAATTGGAGGAGGCGTTGGGGTGTTTCAAGAAGATGGCAGATGAAGGTTTAGCACCAGATGTGATCACGTATAATACGTTGATTGATGCATACTGCAAGGCTGGTAATGTCGCCAAAGCATTTGCACTAATGGATGAGATGGTCGGTAGAGGACTCAAATTGGACACCTTTACGCTTAATACTGTGCTATATAATCTGTGCAAGGAGAAGCGTTATGAAGAGGCTCAAGGGCTGCTACAGTCTCCATCCCAAAGGGGTTTTGTGCCCAATGAAGTCAGCTATGGCACAGTGATGGCAGCCTACTTCAATGAGTATAATCCGGAGCCTGCTCTGCGTCTGTGGGATGAGATGATTCAGAGGAAGTTGACACCAACTATTTCGACTTACAACACATTGATCAAGGGGCTTGGCAGAATGGGGAGGTTGAAAGAGGCGATTGATAAGTTGAATGAGCTCATGGAGAAGGGGTTGGTACCAGATGACACCACGTACAATATCGTCATCCATGCCTACTGCAAGGAAGGGGACTTGGAGAATGCCTTCCAGTTCCACAACAAGATGGTGGAAAATTCCTTTAAGCCGGATGTTGTTACTTGCAACACTTTGATGAATGGACTGTGTCTGCAGGGGAAGCTTGACAAAGCAATGAAGCTCTTTGACTCATGGGTAGAGAAAGGGAAGAAGGTTGATGTTATCACATATAACACCCTAATACATGCTATGTGCAAAAATggggatgttgatgctgctttgCAATTTTTCGCTGATATGGAGGTCAGAGGATTGCAGGCTGACGCGTTTACCTACAATGTTGTGTTATCTGCACTATCTGAGGCAGGGAGACCAGAAGAAGCTCAAAGTATGCTGCATAAGTTATCTGAGAGTGGAAAATTGTCTCGAAGCTTTTCTTCTCCCCTCTTGAAGCCTTCTCCTGTAGATGAAACAGAGTCAGGGAAGGATCACGAGGGTAATACTGAGGAAGAAACTGGTGGAAATCCACAAGATAGTGCTCTGGAAGCCTACACGAAACGCGTAAATGAGCTATGCACCGGTGGGCAATTCAAAGAAGCTAAGGCCATTTTGGATGAGATGATGCAAAAGGGAATGTCTGTTGACAGTTCAACGTATATAACTTTGATGGAAGGGCTTATCAAGAGGCAGAAAAGGCAAACACATGCAGCTGGGTAG
- the LOC109762275 gene encoding endo-1,4-beta-xylanase 5: MKKLVFLLLWAAALMEGSMVKSLPYDSSASVECLVEPMEPHYGGGVIVNPDFNAGLRGWSAFGYGSVAEGASVATGNRYAVAGNRTRPYHSVSQKVYLQNDTHYTLSAWLQVSHGVAADVWAVVKTADDFIHVGGAVAKPGCWSMLKGGFTAANAGRAEIYFESNATVDIWVDSVSLKPFSKEEWAAHRTESTRAVRRKMVRLQAKDSGGNPLQGAEVSVENVRSSFPLGAAMSREILTNPGYQQWFTSRFTVTTFENEMKWYSTEPAPGREDYTVPDAMLALAKQHGIGVRGHNVFWDDPKQQPRWVQSLPYPDLLAAASRRIRSFVSRYAGQVIAWDVVNENLHYSFFERQFGWDASTAFYAAARLLDAGSALMFMNDYNTLEQPGDMAAAPGRYVDRLRQIIASYPENGAGMAIGLEGHFTTPNIPYMRAALDSLAQIGLPVWLTEVDVAGGPSQAQHLEEVLREAYAHPAVQGVILWSAWRPQGCYVMCLTDNNFRNLPQGDVVDRLLAEWRTAAQTGTTDEQGYFQAEVAHGDYKVTVSHPSLNTSVSQSVTVDLGSGNHFFIQA, translated from the exons ATGAAGAAGCTGGTGTTCTTGCTCTTATGGGCTGCTGCTCTAATGGAAG GTTCCATGGTGAAGTCTCTCCCGTACGATTCTTCAGCAAGCGTCGAG TGCTTGGTTGAGCCGATGGAGCCTCACTACGGCGGCGGGGTCATCGTCAACCCGGACTTCAACGCCGGCCTCCGCGGTTGGTCGGCCTTCGGGTACGGCAGCGTCGCCGAGGGCGCGTCGGTGGCCACGGGGAACCGGTACGCCGTGGCGGGCAACCGGACGCGGCCGTACCACAGCGTCAGCCAGAAGGTGTACCTGCAGAACGACACGCACTACACACTGTCAGCGTGGTTGCAGGTGAGCCATGGTGTCGCCGCCGACGTGTGGGCCGTTGTCAAGACCGCCGATGACTTCATCCACGTCGGCGGCGCCGTGGCCAAGCCCGGGTGCTGGTCCATGCTCAAGGGCGGGTTCACCGCCGCCAATGCCGGACGCGCCGAGATCTACTTCGAG AGCAACGCGACGGTGGACATATGGGTGGACAGCGTGTCGCTGAAGCCGTTCAGCAAGGAGGAGTGGGCGGCGCACCGGACGGAGTCGACCCGCGCCGTGCGGAGGAAGATGGTGAGGCTCCAGGCCAAGGACTCCGGCGGGAACCCGCTGCAGGGCGCGGAGGTGTCGGTGGAGAACGTGCGCAGCAGCTTCCCTCTGGGCGCGGCCATGAGCCGCGAGATCCTGACCAACCCGGGGTACCAGCAGTGGTTCACGTCCCGGTTCACGGTGACCACCTTCGAGAACGAGATGAAGTGGTACAGCACGGAGCCGGCGCCGGGGCGGGAGGACTACACGGTGCCGGACGCGATGCTGGCGCTGGCGAAGCAGCACGGCATCGGGGTGCGCGGGCACAACGTGTTCTGGGACGACCCCAAGCAGCAGCCGCGGTGGGTGCAGTCGCTCCCCTACCCGGACCTGCTGGCGGCGGCGTCGCGGCGGATCCGGTCCTTCGTGTCGCGGTACGCCGGGCAGGTGATCGCGTGGGACGTGGTGAACGAGAACCTGCACTACTCCTTCTTCGAGCGGCAGTTCGGGTGGGACGCGTCCACGGCCTTctacgcggcggcgcggctgctgGACGCCGGGTCGGCGCTCATGTTCATGAACGACTACAACACGCTGGAGCAGCCCGGGGATATGGCGGCGGCGCCGGGGAGGTACGTGGACCGGCTGCGGCAGATCATCGCGTCCTACCCGGAGAACGGCGCCGGCATGGCCATCGGGCTGGAGGGGCACTTCACCACCCCCAACATCCCCTACATGCGCGCCGCGCTCGACTCGCTGGCCCAGATCGGGCTCCCCGTGTGGCTGACGGAGGTGGACGTGGCCGGCGGGCCGTCGCAGGCGCAGCACCTGGAGGAGGTGCTGCGGGAGGCGTACGCGCACCCGGCGGTGCAGGGGGTCATCCTCTGGTCCGCGTGGCGGCCGCAGGGGTGCTACGTCATGTGCCTCACCGACAACAACTTCAGGAACCTGCCGCAGGGGGACGTGGTGGACCGGCTGCTCGCCGAGTGGAGGACGGCGGCGCAGACCGGCACCACCGACGAGCAGGGCTACTTCCAGGCGGAGGTCGCGCACGGCGACTACAAGGTCACCGTCAGCCACCCGTCGCTCAACACCTCCGTCTCGCAGAGCGTCACGGTCGACCTCGGCTCCGGGAACCACTTCTTCATCCAGGCCTAG
- the LOC109762291 gene encoding uncharacterized protein — MGGGGGSSGSPTASSSSDDDGDASWRAAIDSVAVGGFGYPSSNGAAKAASGGGGGVEEDSNGLEQPPQDEKKAQTPGLKLYQIKVRNMLDDMLEKNLEIVRNPCLNLADPEETGGGIKLFKKAPPGIRMDAVDKYHVQLKRPKILPGPEVDEKSKKFRHMLQSVVVDGNDVLVSAKEASQISLARMEARETAAKTKAKREEERVNQLKKVRGEKWLPSIASKMKKEKSWEQWQEKKLKSNGSNGGSFQLGRIC, encoded by the exons atgggcggcggcggcggcagcagcggcagcccgacggcgagcagcagcagcgacGATGACGGAGACGCCTCGTGGAGGGCGGCCATCGACTCTGTAGCTGTAGGGGGCTTCGGCTACCCGTCGTCCAACGGCGCGGCGAAGGCCGcctctggcggcggcggcggcgtcgaggaggACAGCAACGGGCTGGAGCAGCCGCCGCAGGATGAGAAGAAGGCGCAAACGCCTGGGCTCAAGCTGTACCAGATCAAG GTAAGAAATATGTTGGACGATATGTTAGAGAAAAATCTCGAAATAGTGAGGAATCCTTGCTTGAACTTGGCTGACCCCGAGGAAACAGGGGGAGGGATAAAGTTATTTAAAAAGGCACCTCCTGGCATCAGAATGGATGCCGTAG ATAAATACCATGTGCAACTCAAGAGACCAAAGATTCTTCCTGGGCCAGAGGTCGACGAGAAATCAAAGAAG TTCAGACATATGCTTCAGTCTGTTGTTGTTGATGGTAACGACGTACTTGTTTCCGCGAAAGAAGCATCCCAAATATCATTGGCTAGAATGGAAGCTAGAGAAACTGCAGCAAAGACCAAAGCCAAGAGGGAGGAAGAAAGGGTGAACCAGCTGAAGAAGGTCAGGGGAGAGAAATGGCTTCCTTCCATTGCTAGTAAAATGAAG AAAGAAAAATCTTGGGAGCAATGGCAGGAAAAAAAGCTCAAGAGCAATGGCAGTAATGGTGGATCATTTCAGCTGGGCCGCATATGCTAA